In Nicotiana tabacum cultivar K326 chromosome 11, ASM71507v2, whole genome shotgun sequence, a single window of DNA contains:
- the LOC107805358 gene encoding uncharacterized protein LOC107805358 isoform X2 — translation MQEQMGHLEEELKETKEQLNFVEGEKNRAIQELKETRQVANEANQKLNEGLSPKKAGELIAELKVLKELNSKTQEELKIKDKNIESLRLELERVKKYEVKLAEKDAMLGGLREEMNHMKASEVQATEQLSVFKKMVKELEVELEQRKLSESKIYDSFESQMRQFEQAKIELEEAKLEMASLHEKVGSLETSSKRNSGRLNGFSNGEIANSVKKELESLNSELALAKEDVANAQEREKIALSKAKNLNDEISLLKNEVKLASEAEEKSRKAMDDLALALKEVATEASEAKEKLSATLLELEQVKEEAGKLKDMVRNTEARYQKLLDEAKKETDLYRNTADRLRLETEESLLAWNGKEMGFITCIKRAEEERTLAQRETERLAESLKAAEDTTKAAKEEKYKLRDILKQAINEANAAKAAAGLARDENSQLKDRLAEKEEALHFLSRENECLKTNTPAAHENVNEFKRFPPSSSAEFRTKEMVEEHIEDHKVKKSFSADLRELKLQKVDDSDKDEMLKGSIFDPTSVTPKSEPRTPHSLSHRRRASSPALADDAGKPNTNPDFNHSDESDSDRNSSSRRKALFRKVGDLIMRKSFHI, via the coding sequence ATGCAAGAACAAATGGGACATCTTGAGGAGGAGTTGAAGGAGACAAAAGAGCAATTAAATTTTGTTGAAGGAGAAAAGAATAGAGCAATTCAAGAACTTAAGGAGACGAGACAAGTTGCTAATGAGGCTAATCAGAAGCTAAATGAGGGATTATCACCTAAAAAAGCAGGGGaactaattgctgaacttaaggtTTTGAAGGAATTGAATTCTAAAACTCAAGAAGAATTGAAGATTAAAGATAAGAATATCGAGTCGCTGAGGCTGGAGCTCGAAAGGGTGAAGAAATACGAGGTCAAGTTAGCAGAAAAAGATGCTATGTTAGGAGGATTGAGAGAGGAGATGAATCATATGAAAGCATCTGAAGTTCAAGCAACAGAACAATTGTCTGTTTTTAAGAAAATGGTTAAAGAACTAGAAGTTGAATTAGAGCAAAGGAAGTTATCCGAGTCGAAAATATATGATTCGTTTGAGTCGCAGATGAGGCAGTTTGAACAAGCTAAGATCGAACTTGAAGAAGCCAAGCTCGAGATGGCTTCACTTCACGAGAAGGTTGGATCGCTAGAGACTTCTTCGAAGAGAAATAGCGGGCGCCTTAATGGTTTTTCCAATGGGGAGATCGCCAATTCTGTGAAAAAGGAACTCGAAAGCCTTAACTCTGAACTTGCGTTGGCAAAGGAGGATGTGGCTAATGCGCAAGAGAGGGAGAAAATTGCCCTTTCAAAGGCTAAGAATTTGAACGACGAGATAAGCTTGCTTAAGAATGAAGTTAAGTTGGCTAGTGAGGCAGAGGAAAAAAGCAGAAAGGCGATGGACGATTTAGCATTAGCATTGAAGGAAGTTGCTACTGAAGCGTCAGAGGCCAAGGAGAAACTCAGTGCTACTCTATTAGAGTTAGAACAAGTGAAAGAGGAAGCGGGAAAATTGAAGGACATGGTTAGAAATACTGAGGCCAGATATCAAAAACTCTTGGATGAGGCGAAAAAAGAGACGGACCTATACAGAAATACAGCAGACAGATTGAGATTAGAGACCGAGGAGTCACTTTTAGCGTGGAACGGGAAGGAGATGGGGTTCATCACTTGTATAAAAAGAGCTGAAGAAGAACGAACTCTGGCTCAGCGCGAGACGGAAAGGCTTGCAGAGTCTCTTAAAGCAGCCGAGGATACGACTAAAGCAGCAAAGGAAGAAAAGTACAAATTGAGGGACATATTGAAGCAAGCTATCAATGAAGCCAATGCAGCAAAAGCTGCAGCCGGCCTAGCTAGAGATGAAAATTCTCAACTCAAAGATCGGTTGGCTGAGAAAGAGGAAGCTTTGCATTTTCTCTCTAGAGAAAATGAATGCCTTAAGACCAATACACCTGCAGCTCATGAGAATGTTAACGAGTTCAAACGCTTTCCTCCTTCATCGTCAGCAGAATTCAGAACTAAGGAAATGGTTGAGGAACATATAGAGGATCATAAAGTCAAGAAAAGTTTCAGTGCTGATCTTAGAGAGCTGAAACTTCAAAAAGTTGACGATTCTGATAAGGATGAGATGCTTAAGGGCTCAATATTTGATCCAACTTCTGTCACACCAAAGTCAGAGCCTCGTACACCACATTCCCTATCTCATCGCAGGAGAGCGTCTTCACCTGCTTTAGCAGATGATGCAGGAAAACCAAATACAAATCCAGATTTTAACCATTCCGATGAATCAGATAGTGATAGGAATTCTAGTAGTAGAAGAAAAGCATTGTTCCGAAAAGTTGGTGATCTCATAATGAGGAAAAGTTTCCATATATAA
- the LOC107805358 gene encoding uncharacterized protein LOC107805358 isoform X1 yields MLRSKSRSDIGQRSHSSRFSRAISASKLCRGDALGCQIDSNALVSLERNKPSKVDHLSENRVNKILLMQEQMGHLEEELKETKEQLNFVEGEKNRAIQELKETRQVANEANQKLNEGLSPKKAGELIAELKVLKELNSKTQEELKIKDKNIESLRLELERVKKYEVKLAEKDAMLGGLREEMNHMKASEVQATEQLSVFKKMVKELEVELEQRKLSESKIYDSFESQMRQFEQAKIELEEAKLEMASLHEKVGSLETSSKRNSGRLNGFSNGEIANSVKKELESLNSELALAKEDVANAQEREKIALSKAKNLNDEISLLKNEVKLASEAEEKSRKAMDDLALALKEVATEASEAKEKLSATLLELEQVKEEAGKLKDMVRNTEARYQKLLDEAKKETDLYRNTADRLRLETEESLLAWNGKEMGFITCIKRAEEERTLAQRETERLAESLKAAEDTTKAAKEEKYKLRDILKQAINEANAAKAAAGLARDENSQLKDRLAEKEEALHFLSRENECLKTNTPAAHENVNEFKRFPPSSSAEFRTKEMVEEHIEDHKVKKSFSADLRELKLQKVDDSDKDEMLKGSIFDPTSVTPKSEPRTPHSLSHRRRASSPALADDAGKPNTNPDFNHSDESDSDRNSSSRRKALFRKVGDLIMRKSFHI; encoded by the exons ATGTTACGTTCAAAATCAAG ATCTGATATAGGACAAAGGAGCCATTCTTCAAGATTTTCAAGAGCAATTTCTGCATCAAAGCTTTGTAGAGGTGATGCTTTGGGTTGTCAAATTGATTCAAACGCCCTTGTTTCTCTTGAAAGAAATAAACCCTCTAAAGTTGACCATTTATCTGAg AATCGGGTGAATAAAATTTTGCTGATGCAAGAACAAATGGGACATCTTGAGGAGGAGTTGAAGGAGACAAAAGAGCAATTAAATTTTGTTGAAGGAGAAAAGAATAGAGCAATTCAAGAACTTAAGGAGACGAGACAAGTTGCTAATGAGGCTAATCAGAAGCTAAATGAGGGATTATCACCTAAAAAAGCAGGGGaactaattgctgaacttaaggtTTTGAAGGAATTGAATTCTAAAACTCAAGAAGAATTGAAGATTAAAGATAAGAATATCGAGTCGCTGAGGCTGGAGCTCGAAAGGGTGAAGAAATACGAGGTCAAGTTAGCAGAAAAAGATGCTATGTTAGGAGGATTGAGAGAGGAGATGAATCATATGAAAGCATCTGAAGTTCAAGCAACAGAACAATTGTCTGTTTTTAAGAAAATGGTTAAAGAACTAGAAGTTGAATTAGAGCAAAGGAAGTTATCCGAGTCGAAAATATATGATTCGTTTGAGTCGCAGATGAGGCAGTTTGAACAAGCTAAGATCGAACTTGAAGAAGCCAAGCTCGAGATGGCTTCACTTCACGAGAAGGTTGGATCGCTAGAGACTTCTTCGAAGAGAAATAGCGGGCGCCTTAATGGTTTTTCCAATGGGGAGATCGCCAATTCTGTGAAAAAGGAACTCGAAAGCCTTAACTCTGAACTTGCGTTGGCAAAGGAGGATGTGGCTAATGCGCAAGAGAGGGAGAAAATTGCCCTTTCAAAGGCTAAGAATTTGAACGACGAGATAAGCTTGCTTAAGAATGAAGTTAAGTTGGCTAGTGAGGCAGAGGAAAAAAGCAGAAAGGCGATGGACGATTTAGCATTAGCATTGAAGGAAGTTGCTACTGAAGCGTCAGAGGCCAAGGAGAAACTCAGTGCTACTCTATTAGAGTTAGAACAAGTGAAAGAGGAAGCGGGAAAATTGAAGGACATGGTTAGAAATACTGAGGCCAGATATCAAAAACTCTTGGATGAGGCGAAAAAAGAGACGGACCTATACAGAAATACAGCAGACAGATTGAGATTAGAGACCGAGGAGTCACTTTTAGCGTGGAACGGGAAGGAGATGGGGTTCATCACTTGTATAAAAAGAGCTGAAGAAGAACGAACTCTGGCTCAGCGCGAGACGGAAAGGCTTGCAGAGTCTCTTAAAGCAGCCGAGGATACGACTAAAGCAGCAAAGGAAGAAAAGTACAAATTGAGGGACATATTGAAGCAAGCTATCAATGAAGCCAATGCAGCAAAAGCTGCAGCCGGCCTAGCTAGAGATGAAAATTCTCAACTCAAAGATCGGTTGGCTGAGAAAGAGGAAGCTTTGCATTTTCTCTCTAGAGAAAATGAATGCCTTAAGACCAATACACCTGCAGCTCATGAGAATGTTAACGAGTTCAAACGCTTTCCTCCTTCATCGTCAGCAGAATTCAGAACTAAGGAAATGGTTGAGGAACATATAGAGGATCATAAAGTCAAGAAAAGTTTCAGTGCTGATCTTAGAGAGCTGAAACTTCAAAAAGTTGACGATTCTGATAAGGATGAGATGCTTAAGGGCTCAATATTTGATCCAACTTCTGTCACACCAAAGTCAGAGCCTCGTACACCACATTCCCTATCTCATCGCAGGAGAGCGTCTTCACCTGCTTTAGCAGATGATGCAGGAAAACCAAATACAAATCCAGATTTTAACCATTCCGATGAATCAGATAGTGATAGGAATTCTAGTAGTAGAAGAAAAGCATTGTTCCGAAAAGTTGGTGATCTCATAATGAGGAAAAGTTTCCATATATAA